The following coding sequences lie in one Listeria ivanovii subsp. londoniensis genomic window:
- the hisD gene encoding histidinol dehydrogenase, whose protein sequence is MNYLTGTPEDILQELSSASSADTSATIGVQVKAIIQKVATDGDQALFDYTRQFDHVSIQNLRIPKETITTALAEVDEAFLEALKQAKANIESFHFKQQQTAFIDNEKPGVIRGQLIRPLEKVGVYVPGGTAAYPSSVLMNVLPAKIAGVKRIVMITPPGENGINPHVLAAAQIAGVDEIYQVGGAQGIAALAYGTESIPKVAKIVGPGNIYVATAKREVFGIVDIDMIAGPSEIVVLADDSANPAFIAADLLSQAEHDTLSRAILITTSEKIAKETQAEIYSQLASLPRKRIAAEAIRSEGKIILTDNLADMFEIMNEIAPEHLEVQLENPMNYLHQIKNAGSIFLGSYASEPLGDYFAGPNHVLPTSGTAKFFSPLGVEDFTKRSAFISYTKEALAKEKEAIILLANKEGLDAHARAIQIRFKEEK, encoded by the coding sequence ATGAATTATTTAACTGGAACACCAGAAGACATTTTACAAGAACTTTCATCCGCCTCATCAGCCGATACTTCCGCTACTATCGGAGTCCAAGTAAAAGCGATTATTCAAAAAGTAGCAACAGATGGTGACCAAGCTTTATTTGATTACACAAGACAATTCGATCATGTCTCCATCCAAAATTTACGTATTCCTAAAGAAACTATAACGACAGCTTTAGCCGAAGTGGATGAAGCCTTTTTAGAGGCATTAAAACAAGCAAAAGCAAATATTGAAAGCTTCCATTTTAAACAACAACAAACTGCTTTTATAGATAATGAAAAACCAGGTGTCATTCGCGGACAACTTATTCGCCCTTTAGAAAAAGTCGGCGTTTATGTTCCAGGTGGTACTGCTGCCTATCCCTCATCCGTATTAATGAATGTTTTACCAGCTAAAATTGCTGGAGTAAAAAGAATCGTTATGATTACCCCACCAGGCGAAAATGGGATTAATCCACATGTCCTCGCTGCTGCCCAAATTGCTGGCGTTGATGAAATTTATCAAGTTGGCGGGGCTCAAGGAATTGCCGCTCTTGCTTATGGTACAGAATCCATTCCGAAAGTAGCTAAAATCGTTGGTCCAGGTAATATTTATGTCGCCACCGCCAAACGAGAAGTTTTTGGCATAGTAGATATCGATATGATTGCCGGTCCATCTGAAATCGTTGTGCTCGCTGACGATTCAGCAAACCCAGCATTTATCGCTGCAGACTTACTCTCCCAAGCAGAACACGATACTTTATCCCGTGCTATCTTAATAACCACGAGCGAAAAAATCGCTAAAGAAACCCAAGCAGAAATATACAGCCAACTAGCATCACTTCCAAGAAAAAGAATCGCAGCAGAAGCGATTCGCTCAGAAGGAAAAATTATCCTTACTGATAACTTAGCAGATATGTTCGAAATTATGAATGAAATCGCCCCAGAACATTTAGAAGTCCAACTAGAAAATCCTATGAATTATTTACACCAAATAAAAAATGCTGGATCGATTTTTCTAGGCAGTTATGCGTCAGAACCACTTGGAGATTATTTTGCTGGACCTAATCATGTACTACCAACAAGTGGAACCGCCAAATTTTTCTCGCCACTTGGTGTAGAAGACTTTACTAAACGCTCCGCTTTCATTTCCTATACAAAAGAAGCTTTAGCAAAAGAGAAAGAGGCGATTATTTTACTCGCAAACAAAGAAGGATTAGATGCACACGCCAGAGCTATCCAAATTCGTTTTAAGGAGGAAAAGTAA
- the hisG gene encoding ATP phosphoribosyltransferase, whose translation MKVLKIALTKGRLEKDAISLLQKAGIDCSSMEDKKRKLIFHSTTQPISFILVKAVDVMTYVKHGVADIGIVGKDVLLEASKSHYEMLDLEIGKCQFCLASTSEFEPSSYRRKIIATKYPNVASKYFREKGEDVEIIKIEGSVEIAPVLGLADAIIDIVETGSTLKENGLQIYEKMYPISARVIVNKASLKQNKIQIFELIDQLEKVIKEERRK comes from the coding sequence ATGAAAGTACTTAAAATTGCTTTAACAAAAGGTCGCCTTGAGAAAGATGCCATTTCACTTTTACAAAAAGCGGGGATTGATTGTTCTTCTATGGAAGATAAAAAACGAAAGCTTATTTTTCACAGCACAACCCAACCAATTTCTTTTATCCTTGTGAAAGCTGTCGATGTAATGACTTATGTAAAGCATGGGGTAGCTGATATTGGTATTGTGGGTAAGGACGTTTTGCTTGAAGCATCTAAATCACATTACGAAATGCTCGATTTAGAAATTGGGAAATGTCAGTTTTGTCTTGCTTCAACATCAGAATTTGAGCCAAGTAGTTACCGCCGAAAAATCATCGCCACGAAATATCCTAATGTCGCATCTAAATACTTCCGTGAAAAAGGGGAGGATGTCGAAATTATTAAAATCGAAGGCTCCGTTGAAATCGCACCTGTCCTTGGTTTAGCCGATGCCATTATTGATATAGTTGAAACCGGCTCTACTTTAAAAGAAAACGGCTTACAAATCTATGAAAAAATGTATCCAATTTCAGCACGAGTGATTGTTAATAAAGCTTCCTTAAAACAAAATAAGATCCAAATCTTTGAATTAATAGACCAACTCGAAAAAGTAATAAAGGAGGAACGCAGGAAATGA
- a CDS encoding ATP phosphoribosyltransferase regulatory subunit, with product MNLNRNLPTGTRDKLFREAQVAYQIEQQVNQYFEARGFKRIETPVIEFLDVFSSENQADTKLYRFFDEKGRLTVLRPDMTLPIGRVVSTTGVTLPLKLSYSGKIFRANDDFGGEQNEQTQAGIELIGYPSIKAEIECILSGIGVLNDLQIPNFQIELGHAAIYRRVVHLLHLSETTEMEFRLLIQNKSLTGIQAFVASNPSSLDAFILALPRLFGPATTILAQAKKLTTDQGILTALTEMETIVKAVHYAADISVDLGLVQDFHYYTGTIFRGYADLAADHFLSGGRYDHLLEQFTSSSSPAVGLALNLDLLTNLQNRAGIFKKKAGTTLLIHYDLAALPEAEKLMQQTPNSELSFFEEAANAISFAKKWKIPSVVHVSTEGITTIFGKEAEQ from the coding sequence ATGAACTTAAACCGGAACTTGCCAACTGGAACACGCGATAAATTATTTCGCGAAGCACAGGTCGCCTATCAAATTGAACAACAAGTAAATCAATATTTTGAAGCTCGAGGTTTTAAGCGAATTGAAACACCTGTCATCGAATTTTTGGATGTCTTCTCCTCTGAAAACCAGGCAGACACCAAACTGTATCGCTTCTTTGATGAAAAAGGTCGCTTGACAGTTCTTCGGCCAGATATGACTTTGCCGATTGGTCGAGTGGTTAGTACAACTGGTGTCACCCTACCTTTGAAACTTTCTTATAGTGGAAAAATTTTTCGAGCCAACGACGACTTTGGTGGAGAGCAAAATGAACAAACCCAAGCAGGGATTGAACTTATTGGTTATCCTTCTATTAAAGCAGAAATCGAATGCATTTTAAGTGGTATTGGAGTATTAAATGATCTCCAAATTCCGAATTTTCAAATTGAACTCGGTCACGCTGCCATTTATCGCCGAGTTGTTCACCTTTTACATCTTTCCGAAACTACTGAAATGGAATTCCGACTTTTGATTCAAAATAAAAGTTTAACTGGTATACAAGCGTTTGTTGCTAGTAATCCTAGCTCGCTTGATGCCTTTATTTTGGCACTTCCTAGGTTGTTTGGGCCTGCTACAACTATTCTAGCTCAAGCTAAGAAACTAACGACGGATCAAGGGATTCTAACTGCTCTAACTGAAATGGAAACTATTGTTAAAGCTGTGCATTATGCTGCTGATATAAGTGTTGATTTAGGTTTAGTACAAGACTTCCATTACTACACTGGTACTATTTTTAGAGGATATGCTGATCTTGCGGCGGATCATTTTTTAAGCGGCGGACGTTATGACCACCTCCTAGAACAATTCACCAGCTCCTCCTCACCAGCAGTCGGTTTGGCACTCAACCTTGACTTGCTTACCAACCTACAAAATCGCGCTGGCATTTTCAAAAAAAAAGCAGGTACAACTCTTTTAATCCACTATGACTTGGCGGCATTACCTGAAGCAGAGAAATTAATGCAACAAACGCCAAATAGCGAATTAAGTTTTTTTGAAGAAGCGGCCAATGCGATTTCTTTCGCCAAAAAATGGAAAATCCCAAGTGTGGTTCACGTATCAACAGAAGGAATTACGACTATTTTTGGTAAGGAGGCCGAACAATGA
- the hisJ gene encoding histidinol-phosphatase HisJ, which produces MKRDGHTHTEFCPHGTREDVEEMILRAIELDFDEYSIVEHAPLPNEFIQETAGDKEAVETASMAFSDVPYYLKKMTHLKKKYARDLLIHIGFEVDYLIGYEDFTQDFLNEYGPQTDDGILSLHFLAGQGGYRSIDFSAEDYDTGIVQFYAGFEQAQLAYLEGIKQSIEVDLGNYKPTRIGHISLCQKFWQYFGPEKNLLSSEVKAQFQQVLSLVKKRGYELDFNTAGLFKPLCGETYPPKEIVLLANQLQIPFIYGSDSHGVQDVGRGYQVYCQK; this is translated from the coding sequence ATGAAACGAGATGGACATACGCATACAGAATTTTGTCCGCATGGGACGCGAGAAGATGTAGAAGAAATGATTTTAAGAGCAATCGAACTAGATTTTGATGAATACTCCATTGTTGAGCATGCACCACTTCCTAATGAATTTATACAAGAAACAGCCGGAGATAAAGAAGCAGTTGAGACGGCAAGTATGGCGTTTAGTGATGTGCCTTACTATTTGAAAAAAATGACACATTTGAAGAAAAAATATGCGAGGGATTTATTAATACATATTGGTTTTGAAGTGGATTATTTAATAGGATATGAAGATTTTACACAGGATTTTTTAAATGAGTATGGACCGCAAACAGATGATGGGATTTTATCGCTGCATTTTTTAGCGGGACAAGGAGGCTATCGTTCGATTGATTTCTCAGCGGAAGATTATGACACCGGTATTGTTCAATTTTACGCGGGTTTTGAACAAGCACAACTTGCTTATTTGGAAGGAATCAAGCAGTCGATTGAAGTAGACTTAGGAAACTATAAGCCGACCAGGATAGGACATATTTCTTTGTGTCAAAAATTTTGGCAGTATTTTGGACCAGAAAAAAATCTGCTCTCTAGTGAGGTGAAAGCACAGTTTCAACAGGTGCTTTCATTAGTGAAAAAGCGAGGTTATGAACTTGATTTTAATACAGCGGGATTATTTAAACCACTATGCGGAGAGACTTACCCGCCAAAAGAGATTGTTCTTTTAGCTAATCAATTACAAATTCCGTTTATATATGGTTCGGATTCGCATGGCGTTCAGGATGTTGGGCGTGGTTATCAAGTTTATTGCCAAAAGTAA
- a CDS encoding MGMT family protein, translating to MVPVDFEDRVYEVVRQIPLGKVTTYGQIAYKIGFPKNSRLVGATLKHSKRDKITPCHRVVNAAGRLVPNWDEQRELLMSEGVQLKANGHVDLKTYFWQ from the coding sequence ATGGTTCCCGTAGATTTTGAAGATCGTGTATACGAGGTAGTTCGACAAATCCCACTTGGCAAAGTAACTACTTATGGTCAAATCGCATATAAAATCGGTTTTCCCAAAAATTCTAGGCTCGTTGGTGCCACGCTAAAACACTCTAAGCGTGACAAAATCACCCCATGCCATCGTGTCGTAAATGCAGCTGGTCGGCTTGTTCCAAATTGGGATGAACAACGCGAATTACTTATGTCAGAAGGTGTTCAATTGAAGGCAAATGGTCATGTCGATTTAAAAACTTACTTTTGGCAATAA
- a CDS encoding nucleoid-associated protein, whose amino-acid sequence MPDFSYAKITKLVVHFAGNKAREEGTEVSSNVLADIGSEMNQTLASIFLEPFKKDEYYQFTHETDLDFNEVRTYAANMFLYEEEFLDESKKILEHLYRETTHPNIKSGDVWLFFIEGCVVDGDFTNGIGIFKVENKEVFLKNDFNGQEFQIGYDKGITGTDLDKGCLIFNLEQDSGNKVLILDRLNRGDSVYWKDKFLGIEKITDEKFYTEGFVEVCTDYIKQREESLLDKSNFVKATTEYLAGEETLNIAEFARTTIEKPEEITEFNTMVDTFEKENNVRFPESFQLDEEKRERLSKKIRKTMKLGKNISVVVKDLEQLEETDFVQGYDEERGKNFMIVYYD is encoded by the coding sequence ATGCCAGATTTTTCTTATGCAAAAATAACCAAACTCGTAGTCCATTTTGCGGGGAATAAAGCGAGAGAAGAGGGGACAGAAGTATCTTCCAATGTACTTGCTGATATTGGTTCCGAAATGAATCAAACACTTGCTTCGATTTTTTTGGAGCCATTTAAAAAAGATGAATACTATCAGTTTACCCATGAAACCGATTTGGATTTTAATGAAGTCCGAACTTATGCGGCCAATATGTTTCTCTATGAAGAAGAATTTCTAGATGAATCAAAGAAGATATTGGAACATTTATATCGAGAAACAACCCATCCGAACATTAAAAGCGGTGACGTGTGGCTCTTCTTCATTGAAGGTTGTGTTGTGGACGGAGATTTCACAAATGGTATCGGAATTTTTAAAGTCGAAAATAAAGAAGTCTTTTTAAAAAATGATTTTAATGGCCAGGAATTCCAAATTGGTTATGATAAAGGGATTACGGGGACAGATTTAGATAAGGGGTGCTTAATTTTTAATTTAGAACAAGACTCAGGTAATAAAGTATTAATCCTTGATAGGCTTAATCGAGGGGATTCGGTTTATTGGAAAGATAAGTTTTTAGGAATAGAAAAGATTACGGATGAAAAATTCTATACCGAGGGATTTGTAGAAGTTTGTACTGATTATATTAAACAACGCGAGGAATCGTTACTTGATAAATCTAACTTTGTCAAAGCAACAACAGAATATTTAGCAGGTGAAGAGACACTCAATATAGCTGAATTTGCTCGAACAACGATTGAAAAGCCAGAAGAAATTACGGAATTTAATACAATGGTGGATACCTTTGAAAAGGAAAATAATGTACGCTTTCCAGAAAGTTTTCAATTAGATGAAGAAAAACGGGAAAGATTATCGAAAAAAATCCGTAAGACAATGAAATTAGGAAAAAATATTTCAGTTGTTGTGAAAGATTTAGAGCAACTAGAAGAAACTGATTTTGTACAAGGATATGACGAAGAACGAGGCAAAAATTTTATGATTGTCTATTATGATTAA
- a CDS encoding NCS2 family permease: MEKFFKLRENKTTVRTEILAGLTTFLSMAYVLFVNPSMLATTGMELKAVFVATILASVVGSLAMGLIANYPIGLAPGMGLNAFFAYTVCAQWGIPWQTALAGVLVSGLVFICLTLSGIREKIVNAIPSELKFAVGAGIGFFIAFLGLKNAGIIVPNDSTIVALGDLHSGPVLLAVFGIIITVCYMTLGWKGAIFFGMATTAIAGMIFGLIDVPTQVVSSVPSIAPTFGQAVIHLPDIFTPQMLIVILTFFFIDFFDTAGTLVAVATQAGFVKDNKIPRAGRSLFSDSIATVFGAIFGTSTTTSYVESTAGVAVGGRTGLTAVVIAICFSLSLFFSPLLGVITSAVTTPALVIVGILMIGNVAHIDWTKFEVAVPAFFVVLMMVLTFSIATGIAIGFIFYPITMALKGRYKEVHPIMYVMMVLFILYFIFVV; encoded by the coding sequence ATGGAAAAATTTTTCAAATTACGCGAGAATAAGACGACTGTTCGAACAGAGATACTCGCGGGGCTAACGACTTTTTTATCAATGGCTTATGTACTTTTCGTCAATCCATCTATGCTGGCAACAACAGGAATGGAATTAAAAGCAGTATTTGTAGCAACCATACTAGCTTCGGTAGTTGGTTCCCTTGCAATGGGATTAATCGCCAACTATCCAATCGGGCTCGCACCAGGTATGGGATTAAACGCATTTTTTGCTTATACTGTATGTGCGCAGTGGGGTATTCCTTGGCAGACGGCACTCGCTGGCGTTCTAGTTTCCGGATTAGTTTTCATTTGTTTAACACTTTCCGGTATTCGTGAAAAAATTGTCAATGCAATCCCTTCTGAACTAAAATTTGCTGTTGGTGCTGGAATCGGCTTTTTCATTGCTTTTCTAGGGCTGAAAAATGCTGGAATTATTGTACCAAATGATTCTACAATCGTTGCATTAGGTGACTTGCATTCTGGACCAGTTTTGCTTGCTGTTTTTGGAATCATTATTACCGTTTGTTATATGACACTTGGTTGGAAAGGCGCGATTTTCTTTGGAATGGCAACGACTGCTATTGCAGGAATGATTTTCGGACTAATTGATGTACCTACACAAGTTGTTTCTTCCGTACCAAGTATTGCACCAACTTTTGGTCAAGCAGTTATTCATTTACCAGATATTTTCACCCCACAAATGTTAATTGTTATTTTAACCTTTTTCTTCATTGATTTCTTTGACACAGCAGGAACTCTCGTTGCCGTTGCGACACAAGCTGGGTTTGTAAAAGATAACAAGATTCCGCGTGCTGGACGTTCGCTTTTCTCTGACTCGATTGCAACCGTATTTGGGGCAATCTTCGGAACATCAACGACTACTTCTTATGTAGAATCTACTGCCGGTGTTGCTGTTGGCGGTCGGACTGGTTTAACTGCCGTTGTTATCGCGATTTGTTTCTCTTTATCGCTCTTCTTTTCTCCGCTTCTTGGTGTTATTACAAGTGCTGTTACAACACCAGCACTCGTGATTGTAGGAATATTAATGATTGGAAATGTAGCACATATTGATTGGACGAAATTTGAAGTTGCTGTGCCTGCATTCTTCGTTGTACTAATGATGGTACTTACTTTCTCCATCGCAACTGGTATCGCAATCGGCTTCATCTTTTATCCAATTACAATGGCGCTTAAGGGACGCTATAAAGAAGTCCATCCGATTATGTATGTGATGATGGTGCTGTTTATATTGTATTTCATATTTGTCGTTTAA
- a CDS encoding glycoside hydrolase family 1 protein has protein sequence MTYKFPENFWWGSAASGPQTEGAANVDGRKPSIWDHWYDMEPGRFFNDVGPANTSNFYYQYKEDIALMKQTGHNSFRTSIQWSRLIPDGIGEINPKAVDFYNRVIDEMLANNVEPFMNLYHFDMPMSMQEKGGFESREVVDAYATFAKTCFELFGDRVKHWFTFNEPIVPVEAGYLYDMHFPNVVDFKRAVQVAYHTTLAHALAVKEFHDLKIPSGQIGIILNLTPSYPRSQNPADVKAAHIADLIFNRSFLDPVTKGEFPADLVEIIREHDALPTYTEEDLAIIKNNIIDILGVNYYQPRRVKAKEYAAHPDAPFMPEHLFDNYEMPYRKMNPYRGWEIFERAIYDIAINLRDNYDNIPFFISENGMGVEGESRYRNVDGMIEDTYRIDFIKSHLKWLHKAIEEGANCNGYHLWTFMDCWSWANAYKNRYGLVEVDLDNNFRRTIKASGHWYKELAKNNGFED, from the coding sequence ATGACTTATAAATTTCCAGAAAATTTTTGGTGGGGTAGTGCCGCTTCCGGACCTCAAACAGAAGGTGCAGCAAATGTAGATGGCAGAAAACCTAGTATTTGGGACCATTGGTATGATATGGAACCAGGACGTTTCTTTAATGATGTTGGACCTGCGAATACTTCCAACTTCTATTATCAATACAAAGAAGATATTGCTTTAATGAAACAAACAGGACATAACTCGTTCCGGACATCTATTCAGTGGTCTCGTCTAATCCCAGATGGTATCGGTGAAATAAATCCCAAAGCGGTAGATTTTTATAATCGTGTTATTGATGAAATGTTAGCAAATAACGTTGAACCATTTATGAATTTATACCACTTCGATATGCCAATGTCGATGCAAGAAAAAGGTGGCTTTGAAAGTCGTGAAGTAGTAGATGCTTATGCTACTTTTGCTAAAACTTGTTTTGAATTATTCGGTGACCGCGTGAAACATTGGTTTACTTTTAACGAACCAATTGTACCAGTAGAAGCAGGATATTTATATGATATGCATTTCCCAAATGTAGTTGACTTTAAGCGCGCAGTACAAGTGGCTTATCATACGACACTTGCACATGCATTGGCAGTTAAAGAATTCCATGATCTAAAGATTCCTAGCGGTCAAATCGGGATTATCTTAAACTTAACACCATCTTATCCACGTAGCCAAAACCCAGCAGATGTCAAAGCAGCTCACATAGCTGATTTGATTTTTAATCGTAGTTTCTTAGATCCAGTTACAAAAGGAGAATTCCCAGCAGATCTTGTAGAAATTATTCGTGAACATGATGCACTTCCAACTTATACAGAAGAAGATTTAGCGATAATTAAAAACAACATTATTGATATTTTAGGAGTCAATTACTATCAACCACGCCGTGTGAAAGCAAAAGAATACGCAGCACATCCGGATGCTCCATTTATGCCAGAACATCTTTTTGATAATTACGAAATGCCTTATCGTAAAATGAATCCATATCGCGGTTGGGAAATTTTTGAAAGAGCGATTTATGATATTGCGATTAATTTGCGTGATAACTACGACAATATTCCGTTCTTTATTTCTGAAAATGGCATGGGTGTGGAAGGAGAAAGCCGCTACCGGAATGTGGACGGGATGATTGAAGATACTTACCGGATTGATTTTATTAAGAGTCATTTGAAATGGTTGCATAAAGCAATAGAAGAAGGCGCGAATTGTAATGGTTACCACCTTTGGACATTTATGGATTGTTGGAG